One window of Cardiocondyla obscurior isolate alpha-2009 linkage group LG20, Cobs3.1, whole genome shotgun sequence genomic DNA carries:
- the LOC139110438 gene encoding trehalose transporter 1-like protein, with protein sequence MEQSRVKRWPQYLAAITATLSLAATGSHIGWTSPTLPILKSPDSHVPITSDDASWIASFYLLGTIPGCIVAAFIVDRLGRKTSLLIGGIPLSLSYILIVTAWNPYVLYAARGIGGIGQGIAYVICPMYIGEIADKEIRGTLGSFIKLMVTFGELYAHAIGPFVSYQLLGYSCLLIPLIFFISFLWMPESPYYLLMKNQQRDALMSLKCLKRCVSTSQLETDIEQMQKIVVRDLSDRGRFWDLFDTPGNRRAVIISIGLQFVLQFSGIAAVESYTQEILEEGDAGLPASMSVILLSMLQLIAGLGAVVLVDKLGRRPLLITTTLLAGIALTITGIFYLVKSHFGVDTASYGWLLHSSVILYELIIALGINPLPYMMLGELFPTNVKGAAVSLANLVSSLLAFIVSKMYQVISDNWGVYTAFGWFAASCYVGVIFIVLIVPETKGKSLLEIQEELNCKQKRKASGAKGEQQISTIA encoded by the exons atggAGCAATCCCGTGTCAAACGGTGGCCTCAATATTTAGCAGCGATTACAg CCACCCTATCGCTGGCAGCTACCGGATCTCACATTGGCTGGACGTCACCCACCTTGCCGATACTAAAATCACCCGACTCCCACGTCCCGATAACGTCCGACGACGCTTCTTGGATCGCTTCTTTTTACCTTTTGGGCACCATTCCCGGATGTATCGTGGCGGCTTTCATCGTAGACCGGCTAGGTCGCAAGACGAGCTTACTGATAGGAGGTATACCTCTGTCTCTTTCGTACATTCTGATTGTTACAGCGTGGAATCCTTACGTTCTCTACGCTGCCCGCGGTATCGGTGGTATCGGTCAAGGTATAGCGTACGTTATATGTCCCATGTACATCGGCGAAATCGCCGATAAAGAAATCAGAGGTACCCTCGGCTCTTTCATCAAGCTCATGGTGACCTTTGGCGAGCTGTACGCTCACGCAATCGGTCCGTTCGTCTCTTATCAATTGCTCGGCTACAGCTGCCTGCTCATTCCgctgatattttttataagtttcCTCTGGATGCCCGAGTCGCCGTACTACTTGCTAATGAAGAACCAACAAAGAGACGCTTTGATGAGCCTGAAGTGTCTGAAGCGCTGCGTTTCCACAAGTCAATTGGAGACTGACATTGAACAAATGCAAAAAATAGTGGTTCGCGACCTCAGCGATCGCGGTCGATTTTGGGATCTCTTCGACACGCCGGGCAACAGACGCGCCGTGATCATCAGCATCGGCCTGCAGTTCGTTCTCCAGTTCAGCGGTATCGCCGCGGTCGAGTCTTACACTCAGGAGATCCTTGAAGAAGGCGACGCTGGTCTGCCCGCGAGCATGTCGGTCATCCTGTTGAGCATGCTCCAGCTGATCGCCGGCCTCGGGGCGGTGGTCCTGGTCGACAAACTCGGTAGACGACCGCTACTCATTACTACCACTCTGCTAGCCGGGATCGCGCTCACTATCACTGGCATCTTTTATCTCGTAAAATCTCATTTCGGAGTGGATACAGCCAGTTACGGCTGGCTGCTTCACTCTTCCGTCATACTCTACGAGCTTATCATCGCGTTGGGCATAAACCCGCTGCCTTACATGATGCTCGGCGAGCTGTTCCCGACGAATGTCAAGGGCGCCGCCGTGTCCCTGGCTAATCTGGTGTCCTCGCTGCTGGCCTTCATCGTCTCTAAGATGTACCAGGTAATTTCCGACAACTGGGGAGTGTACACGGCATTCGGCTGGTTCGCCGCCAGCTGCTACGTCGGGGTGATCTTCATCGTGTTAATCGTTCCCGAAACCAAAGGTAAATCGTTGTTGGAGATTCAAGAAGAACTCAATTGTAAGCAAAAAAGGAAGGCGAGCGGCGCGAAAGGCGAGCAGCAAATAAGTACGATCGCTTAA